In Drosophila simulans strain w501 chromosome X, Prin_Dsim_3.1, whole genome shotgun sequence, one DNA window encodes the following:
- the LOC27206376 gene encoding achaete-scute complex protein T3, protein MTSICSSKFQQQHYQLTNSNIFLLQHQHHHQTQQHQLIAPKIPLGTSQLQNMQHGQQSNVGPMLSSQKKKFNYNNMPYGEQLPSVARRNARERNRVKQVNNGFVNLRQHLPQTVVNSLSNGGRGTSKKLSKVDTLRIAVEYIRGLQDMLDDGTASSSRHIYNSADESSNDGSSYNDYNDSLDSSQQFLMGATQSAQSHSYHSASPTPSYSGSEISGGGYIKQELQEQDLKFDSFDSFSDEQPDDEELLDYISSWQEQ, encoded by the coding sequence ATGACGAGCATTTGCAGCAGCAaattccagcagcagcattacCAGCTGACCAACAGTAACATTTTCTTGCTGCAACATCAGCATCACCATCAAACGCAGCAACACCAGTTGATTGCTCCGAAAATACCTTTGGGTACCAGCCAACTGCAGAATATGCAGCACGGTCAACAGTCCAATGTTGGACCCATGTTGTCCTCCCAGAAGAAGAAGTTCAACTACAACAACATGCCCTATGGCGAGCAATTGCCATCGGTGGCCAGACGAAATGCCCGTGAACGCAATCGCGTGAAGCAGGTGAACAATGGATTCGTCAATCTCCGCCAGCATTTGCCTCAAACTGTGGTAAACTCGCTGTCCAATGGAGGACGTGGTACCAGCAAGAAGTTATCCAAGGTGGACACACTGCGAATCGCCGTTGAATATATTCGAGGACTACAGGACATGCTTGATGATGGCACTGCTTCGTCATCTCGTCACATCTACAATTCCGCCGATGAAAGTAGCAACGATGGCAGCAGCTATAACGATTACAACGATAGTTTGGACAGTTCGCAACAGTTCTTGATGGGAGCCACCCAGTCTGCCCAATCCCACTCCTATCACTCCGCCTCGCCCACGCCGTCGTACTCCGGATCCGAGATTTCCGGAGGTGGCTATATCAAACAGGAACTACAAGAGCAGGACCTCAAATTCGACTCCTTTGATAGCTTCAGTGACGAGCAGCCAGATGACGAGGAGCTGCTCGATTATATTTCATCTTGGCAAGAGCAGTGA